In Burkholderia sp. GAS332, one DNA window encodes the following:
- a CDS encoding histidine kinase: MKAVSAPRDPTPSADEARADGASPYATISDPHRSGIANVTRRLLILFALVAGLVVACGLTYSIAWQSGIDNLRRNAAVRVDRTTSALKSTLARYESLPYLLAEHPIVQDVLVNPSPANVERANLYLDDLNRHARATVTYIIPLDGYCVAASNWHGPGSFIGAGYQFRPYFLDAVKGGVGRFFGIGTISQAPGYYISQPVRRDGKIVGVAVVKLDLEWFQGADASEPLVVTDDHGVIFLSSIPAWKYHTIRPLSGQVADSIYQARQYAQQPIAPLPVTIERTLEGNAQIVRIGGGRYAPRYLASRRGMGEPDWHLLTMSPVSPVDADARNATIVTGFGYVSLVLFAFYWRMRRARVREVMRSRALLQKAYAELNRRVAERTADLSEANEQLQKEVAERTRAEQELRAAHDELIQASKLAALGQMAAGITHELNQPLAALRGFSDNTRVLLERGDQASARENLEAIAALTERMGKITNQLKLFVGRARPRSARAPIMRALRNVIALLQKRLQGVEVEFALLDADTGVRTPLNLADDHPELIANCDELRLEQVLINLLGNALDATVGMTPPRISIEIETADSSVSFAVHDNGPGIPDDVLPRLFEPFFTTKEMGHGLGLGLAISSSIARDCGGTLVARNAPEGGALFVLTLRRARAQTSHTSDPLTTGS, translated from the coding sequence ATGAAAGCGGTGTCCGCGCCCCGTGACCCCACGCCGTCGGCCGACGAAGCTCGCGCCGACGGCGCGTCGCCTTATGCCACAATATCCGATCCTCACCGATCGGGAATTGCCAACGTGACGCGCCGCCTGCTAATCCTCTTCGCGCTCGTCGCCGGGCTCGTGGTGGCGTGCGGGCTCACGTACAGCATTGCGTGGCAAAGCGGAATCGACAACTTGCGGCGCAACGCCGCGGTGCGCGTCGATCGCACGACCAGTGCACTGAAAAGCACGCTCGCGCGCTACGAATCACTGCCTTATCTGCTGGCCGAACATCCGATTGTGCAGGACGTGCTGGTCAATCCCAGTCCAGCCAACGTCGAGCGCGCCAATCTCTATCTCGACGACCTTAACCGCCACGCGCGGGCAACGGTCACGTACATCATTCCGCTCGACGGCTATTGCGTCGCCGCAAGCAACTGGCACGGGCCGGGCAGCTTCATCGGCGCAGGCTATCAATTCCGGCCGTATTTTCTCGATGCGGTGAAGGGCGGCGTGGGCCGCTTCTTCGGTATCGGCACGATTTCGCAGGCGCCGGGTTACTACATCTCGCAGCCGGTGCGGCGAGACGGCAAGATCGTCGGTGTGGCGGTCGTTAAACTCGATCTCGAATGGTTTCAGGGCGCAGATGCGTCGGAGCCTCTGGTTGTCACCGACGATCACGGGGTGATCTTTCTGTCGTCGATACCGGCATGGAAATATCACACGATCCGGCCGCTGTCGGGCCAGGTCGCCGACTCGATCTACCAGGCGCGCCAATATGCACAACAGCCGATCGCACCGCTGCCGGTCACGATCGAACGCACGCTCGAGGGCAACGCGCAGATCGTGCGCATCGGCGGTGGCCGCTATGCGCCGCGCTATCTCGCCTCGCGGCGCGGCATGGGCGAGCCGGATTGGCATCTGCTTACGATGTCGCCCGTCAGCCCGGTCGACGCCGACGCGCGCAACGCGACCATTGTTACCGGCTTCGGATACGTGTCGCTGGTGTTGTTTGCGTTCTACTGGAGAATGCGCCGCGCCCGCGTGCGTGAAGTGATGCGCAGCCGCGCTCTGCTGCAAAAGGCCTACGCTGAATTGAACCGGCGCGTGGCCGAGCGCACCGCGGATCTCTCAGAGGCGAATGAACAGTTGCAGAAGGAAGTCGCCGAGCGTACGCGCGCCGAACAGGAATTGCGCGCCGCGCACGATGAGCTGATTCAGGCGAGCAAACTCGCCGCACTCGGTCAGATGGCGGCCGGCATTACGCATGAATTGAATCAACCGCTCGCGGCGCTGCGCGGCTTCTCAGACAACACGCGCGTGCTGCTCGAACGCGGCGACCAGGCGTCGGCACGCGAAAATCTTGAAGCGATCGCGGCGCTCACTGAGCGCATGGGCAAGATTACCAATCAGCTGAAGCTGTTCGTCGGACGCGCGCGGCCGCGCAGTGCGCGTGCGCCGATCATGCGCGCGTTGCGCAACGTCATCGCGCTACTGCAAAAACGTTTGCAAGGCGTTGAAGTCGAGTTCGCTTTGCTCGACGCCGACACCGGCGTGCGTACGCCGCTGAATCTCGCTGACGACCACCCCGAACTGATCGCCAATTGCGACGAACTGCGGCTCGAACAGGTGCTGATCAATCTGCTCGGCAACGCGCTCGACGCAACGGTGGGGATGACACCACCGCGCATTTCGATCGAGATCGAAACCGCCGATTCGAGCGTATCGTTCGCCGTTCATGACAACGGCCCAGGCATTCCCGACGACGTGCTGCCGCGTCTGTTCGAACCGTTCTTCACGACGAAGGAAATGGGGCATGGGCTGGGGCTCGGCCTTGCGATTTCATCGTCGATCGCGCGCGACTGCGGCGGCACATTGGTGGCACGCAACGCGCCGGAGGGTGGCGCATTATTCGTGTTGACGCTGCGCCGCGCTCGCGCGCAGACGAGCCACACATCGGACCCGCTCACCACGGGTTCCTGA
- a CDS encoding aerobic C4-dicarboxylate transport protein: MMRSVAGLELTHIAGNIVKKPIHKVLYVQVIVAIIIGIALGHFSPDFAIDMKPLGDGFIKLIKMVIGPIIFCTVVTGIAGMEDMKKVGRVGGKALLYFEIVSSFALVLGLIATHVLKPGVGFNIDPATLDGKAVASYAAKAHGQTTVDFLMHIIPDTLSSAFAQGEILQILLIALLFGAVLATAGEKGKVVTNFIDGLSHVLFGIVRIITKLAPIGAFGAMAFTIGKYGIGSLLPMLKLIGTFYLTSIVFVVVVLGIIARAVGFNILRFVAYIKEEMLIVLGTSSSEAALPQLMLKLEKLGCSRSVVGLVVPTGYSFNLDGTNIYMTMAVLFIAQATNTDLTWTQQLTLLAVTMLTSKGASGVTGAGFITLAATLAVVPTIPLSGMVLILGIDRFMSECRALTNIVGNGVATVVVSAWEKELDRNKLNAALRGEVAVKEPAGA; the protein is encoded by the coding sequence ATGATGCGCAGCGTGGCAGGCCTTGAGCTCACCCACATCGCAGGAAACATCGTGAAGAAACCTATCCACAAAGTGCTGTACGTCCAGGTGATCGTGGCGATCATCATCGGCATCGCGCTCGGCCATTTTTCGCCGGACTTCGCTATCGACATGAAGCCGCTCGGCGACGGCTTCATCAAGCTGATCAAAATGGTGATCGGGCCGATCATCTTCTGTACGGTGGTGACGGGTATCGCGGGTATGGAGGACATGAAGAAGGTCGGGCGCGTCGGCGGTAAGGCGCTGCTGTACTTCGAAATCGTCTCGTCGTTTGCCCTGGTGCTCGGCCTGATCGCGACCCACGTGCTGAAGCCCGGCGTTGGTTTCAATATCGACCCGGCCACGCTCGATGGCAAGGCGGTTGCGTCGTACGCCGCCAAGGCACATGGCCAGACCACGGTCGACTTCCTGATGCACATCATTCCGGACACGCTCTCGTCGGCGTTCGCGCAGGGTGAAATCTTGCAGATCCTGCTGATCGCGCTGCTGTTCGGCGCGGTGCTCGCGACGGCCGGTGAGAAAGGCAAGGTCGTCACGAACTTTATCGATGGGCTTTCGCATGTGCTGTTCGGCATCGTGCGCATCATCACGAAGCTGGCGCCGATCGGCGCGTTCGGCGCGATGGCGTTCACCATCGGCAAGTACGGTATCGGCTCGCTCTTGCCGATGCTGAAACTGATCGGCACGTTCTATCTGACGTCGATCGTGTTCGTGGTGGTCGTGCTCGGCATCATCGCGCGCGCGGTGGGCTTCAACATCCTGCGCTTTGTCGCGTACATCAAGGAAGAGATGCTGATCGTGCTGGGCACGAGCTCGTCGGAAGCCGCGCTGCCGCAACTGATGCTGAAGCTCGAAAAGCTGGGCTGCTCGCGCTCGGTGGTGGGCCTCGTGGTGCCGACCGGTTACTCGTTCAACCTCGACGGCACCAACATCTACATGACGATGGCCGTGCTGTTCATCGCTCAGGCAACCAACACCGACCTCACGTGGACGCAGCAGCTCACGTTGCTGGCGGTGACGATGCTGACTTCGAAGGGCGCGAGCGGTGTGACGGGGGCAGGCTTTATCACGCTGGCCGCTACGCTTGCCGTGGTGCCGACCATTCCGCTGTCGGGCATGGTGCTGATTCTCGGTATCGACCGTTTTATGAGCGAATGCCGCGCGCTGACGAACATCGTCGGCAACGGCGTGGCGACGGTGGTGGTGTCGGCATGGGAAAAGGAACTGGACCGCAACAAGCTGAACGCCGCGTTGCGGGGTGAGGTGGCGGTCAAAGAGCCGGCCGGGGCTTAA
- a CDS encoding putative spermidine/putrescine transport system ATP-binding protein — protein sequence MAFLEIENLHKSFGTNTALHHFDMKIERGEFITFLGPSGCGKTTVLRMIAGFETPTRGVIRLDNKDVTHLRTRQRKVGMVFQSYALFPNMTVADNIGFGLKITHRPQAEINKRVEEMLQLIKLPDLGERYPWQLSGGQQQRVALARALAGKPQVLLLDEPLSALDAKIRISLRQDIRALQRELGITSIFVTHDQEEALSISDRIVVMNEGRVEQIGSPSEIYNYPRTRFVASFVGTLNILAGHVVDPKTGKMAVDGQELTTTQELPAGDAGKKRMLALRPEAIVLEPAAPGRNTLNATVEEVNFLGAVVRIRTRVKDAVISLDVFNDPNRGLPERGQPVSLGFSHENLLVLEEGGA from the coding sequence ATGGCATTCCTTGAGATCGAAAATCTGCATAAGTCCTTCGGGACGAACACGGCGCTGCATCACTTCGACATGAAGATCGAACGCGGCGAATTCATCACGTTTCTTGGACCGTCCGGCTGTGGCAAGACCACGGTGCTGCGGATGATCGCCGGATTCGAAACGCCGACGCGCGGCGTCATCCGGCTGGATAACAAGGACGTGACGCATTTGCGCACGCGGCAGCGCAAGGTCGGCATGGTGTTTCAGTCGTATGCGCTGTTTCCGAATATGACGGTGGCCGACAACATCGGCTTTGGACTGAAGATCACGCACCGTCCCCAGGCGGAGATCAACAAGCGCGTCGAGGAGATGCTGCAACTGATCAAGCTGCCGGATCTCGGCGAGCGCTATCCGTGGCAGTTGTCGGGCGGTCAGCAGCAGCGCGTGGCATTGGCGCGCGCGCTCGCCGGCAAACCCCAGGTGCTGTTGCTCGACGAGCCGCTGTCGGCGCTCGACGCGAAGATTCGCATTTCGTTGCGGCAAGACATCCGCGCGTTGCAGCGCGAGTTGGGTATCACGTCGATTTTCGTGACGCACGATCAGGAAGAGGCGCTGTCCATTTCCGACCGCATCGTGGTGATGAACGAGGGGCGCGTCGAACAGATCGGCTCGCCTTCGGAGATCTATAACTATCCACGCACGCGCTTTGTCGCATCGTTCGTCGGCACGCTGAACATTCTGGCGGGCCATGTGGTCGACCCTAAAACCGGCAAGATGGCCGTCGACGGTCAGGAGCTGACCACCACGCAGGAGCTGCCGGCCGGCGACGCGGGCAAGAAACGCATGCTGGCGCTGCGGCCCGAAGCCATCGTGCTGGAGCCGGCCGCGCCGGGCCGCAACACGCTGAACGCAACCGTCGAAGAGGTGAATTTCCTCGGCGCGGTGGTGCGGATCAGAACGCGCGTGAAGGATGCGGTCATTTCGCTCGACGTGTTCAACGACCCGAATCGCGGTTTGCCCGAACGGGGTCAACCGGTATCGCTGGGTTTCTCGCACGAGAACTTGCTGGTGCTGGAAGAGGGCGGCGCATAG
- a CDS encoding putative spermidine/putrescine transport system permease protein, with translation MKSQSRVGAWTAMIVGSLYFLIPLLATFEFSLRMKRGVYSFEAYSVVLSDPRFQASFGYSILMAVLTIIVGVLLVVPTAYYVQLRLPKLRPIVEFITLLPLVVPAIVIVFGYLRIYNSSSILPLTGNERATDLLLVFGYVTLSLPYMYRAVDAGLRAVDVRSLTEAAECLGANWPTILFKVIFPNIRSGILSGAFLTFAVVIGEFTLASLLDRPAFGPYLQLIGANRAYEPSALAIIAFVITWASMGLIQVFGSARALSGQKI, from the coding sequence ATGAAAAGCCAATCGCGTGTGGGCGCATGGACCGCGATGATCGTCGGTTCGCTGTACTTTCTGATTCCGTTGCTCGCGACATTCGAGTTCAGCCTGCGCATGAAACGTGGCGTCTATAGCTTCGAAGCGTATAGCGTCGTGTTGAGCGATCCGCGTTTCCAGGCCTCGTTCGGCTATTCGATCCTGATGGCGGTGCTGACGATTATTGTCGGCGTGCTGCTGGTGGTGCCGACTGCGTACTACGTGCAGTTGCGGCTGCCGAAACTGCGGCCGATCGTCGAATTCATCACGCTGTTGCCGCTGGTGGTGCCGGCCATCGTGATCGTGTTCGGTTATCTGCGCATCTATAACAGCAGTTCGATTCTGCCGCTCACCGGCAACGAGCGCGCGACCGACCTGTTACTGGTGTTCGGTTACGTGACCCTCTCGCTGCCGTACATGTATCGCGCGGTCGACGCGGGTTTGCGTGCAGTCGACGTGCGCTCGTTGACCGAAGCCGCCGAGTGTCTCGGTGCGAACTGGCCGACGATTCTGTTCAAGGTGATCTTCCCGAATATCCGCTCGGGCATTCTGTCCGGCGCGTTTCTCACCTTTGCCGTGGTGATCGGCGAATTCACGCTGGCGAGTCTGCTCGACCGGCCCGCATTCGGCCCGTATCTGCAATTGATCGGGGCGAACCGCGCGTATGAACCGTCGGCGCTTGCGATCATCGCGTTCGTGATCACATGGGCGTCGATGGGTTTGATTCAGGTATTCGGTTCGGCCCGCGCGCTTAGCGGCCAGAAAATTTGA
- a CDS encoding putative spermidine/putrescine transport system permease protein, whose product MSASSDAGSVQPELLVPPVPTPTPRVDGPRRASQFLAWIGVVPFFTFALLFLILPTGFLMVGAFQDSQGHFTLANFRDLLQPTVLDAYWISFKVSAASALGGALIGSLLAWAAVQGKLPGWIRPTLMTFSGVASNFAGVPLAFAFICTLGRVGLVTVLLKKYLGFNLYSTGFSVLSFSGLTLTYLYFQIPLMVLIVTPALDGLKREWREACDCLGGTAFQYWRHVALPVLWPSVLGATLLLFANSFGAVATAYALTGSSLNIVTILLYAQIRGDVMHNQNLGYALALGMVLVTGLSNGGYIWLRSRAERGRR is encoded by the coding sequence ATGAGCGCTTCATCGGATGCCGGATCAGTGCAGCCGGAATTACTGGTTCCGCCTGTGCCCACGCCAACCCCTCGCGTCGACGGTCCGCGCCGCGCGTCGCAGTTCCTCGCCTGGATCGGCGTGGTGCCCTTTTTCACCTTCGCATTGCTGTTCCTGATTCTGCCGACCGGCTTTCTGATGGTCGGCGCGTTCCAGGATTCGCAAGGCCACTTCACGCTCGCCAATTTCCGCGACCTGCTCCAGCCCACGGTGCTGGACGCCTACTGGATCAGCTTCAAGGTGAGTGCCGCTTCCGCGCTTGGCGGCGCGTTGATCGGCTCGCTGCTCGCGTGGGCGGCCGTGCAAGGCAAATTGCCTGGCTGGATTCGTCCTACGTTAATGACGTTCTCCGGCGTCGCGTCGAACTTTGCCGGCGTGCCGCTCGCGTTCGCCTTTATCTGCACGTTGGGGCGCGTCGGTCTCGTGACCGTATTGCTGAAGAAATACCTCGGCTTCAATCTGTACTCAACCGGCTTCAGCGTCCTGAGCTTCTCCGGGTTGACGCTGACTTACCTGTACTTCCAGATTCCTTTGATGGTGCTGATCGTCACGCCCGCGCTCGACGGCCTGAAGCGCGAATGGCGTGAAGCTTGTGACTGCCTTGGCGGCACGGCCTTCCAATACTGGCGTCACGTGGCGTTGCCGGTGTTGTGGCCGAGCGTGCTCGGCGCGACGCTGCTGCTGTTCGCCAACTCATTCGGCGCCGTCGCCACGGCTTATGCACTGACCGGCAGTTCGCTCAACATCGTGACGATCCTGCTGTACGCACAGATTCGCGGCGACGTGATGCACAACCAGAACCTCGGCTACGCACTCGCGCTCGGCATGGTGCTGGTGACCGGGCTGTCGAACGGCGGCTACATCTGGTTGCGTTCACGCGCTGAAAGGGGGCGTCGATGA
- a CDS encoding putative spermidine/putrescine transport system substrate-binding protein, giving the protein MKRTALARLLSMSAAAGVAAAGVSSASAAPLDALIAAAKQEGQLTVIALPHDWCNYGQLVAGFQKKYGIKINELNPDAGSGDEVEAIKANKGNKGPQAPDVIDVGLSFGPTAKAEGLLQPYKVASWNSIPKESKDPDGYWYGDYYGVLAFEVNADMIDKAPSDWSDLLKSDYKNAVSLAGDPRTANQAIQAVFAAGLSQSKGDVGKADQAGLKYFAELNKNGNFVPVIGKAASLAQGTTPIVVRWDYNALADRDTLKGNPKVQVVIPKTGVVAGVYVQAISAYAPHPNAAKLWMEYLYSDEGQIGWLTGYCHPMRYNELVAAKKVPQALLDKLPPPSSYKNVVFPTLSQQDAYKDTITKHWDEAVGANVK; this is encoded by the coding sequence ATGAAGCGCACCGCGTTAGCTCGTTTACTTTCGATGTCGGCCGCTGCGGGTGTCGCCGCAGCCGGCGTGAGCAGCGCTTCGGCCGCGCCGCTCGACGCACTGATCGCCGCCGCCAAGCAGGAAGGCCAACTCACCGTGATCGCGTTGCCGCATGACTGGTGCAACTACGGTCAACTGGTGGCGGGCTTTCAGAAAAAGTACGGCATCAAGATCAACGAGCTGAATCCGGATGCGGGTTCGGGCGACGAAGTCGAAGCCATCAAGGCGAACAAGGGCAACAAGGGCCCGCAGGCGCCTGACGTGATCGACGTGGGTCTGTCGTTCGGTCCGACCGCGAAGGCCGAGGGTTTGCTGCAGCCGTACAAGGTCGCTTCGTGGAACTCGATTCCGAAGGAGTCGAAAGATCCCGATGGCTATTGGTATGGCGATTACTACGGCGTGCTGGCGTTTGAAGTGAACGCCGACATGATCGACAAGGCGCCGTCCGACTGGAGCGATCTGCTCAAGTCAGACTATAAGAACGCCGTTTCGCTGGCCGGCGACCCGCGCACGGCCAATCAGGCGATCCAGGCCGTGTTCGCGGCGGGCCTGTCGCAAAGCAAGGGCGATGTGGGCAAGGCCGACCAGGCCGGTCTCAAGTATTTCGCCGAGCTGAACAAGAACGGCAACTTCGTGCCGGTGATCGGCAAGGCTGCGTCGCTCGCACAGGGCACCACGCCGATCGTCGTGCGTTGGGACTACAACGCGCTGGCCGACCGCGACACGCTGAAGGGCAATCCGAAGGTCCAGGTGGTGATTCCGAAGACGGGTGTGGTCGCCGGTGTGTACGTTCAGGCGATCAGCGCGTACGCGCCGCATCCGAATGCGGCCAAGCTGTGGATGGAGTATCTGTACTCCGATGAAGGCCAGATCGGCTGGTTGACCGGCTATTGCCATCCGATGCGCTACAACGAATTGGTAGCCGCGAAGAAGGTGCCGCAAGCGCTGCTCGACAAGCTGCCGCCGCCGTCGTCGTACAAGAATGTGGTGTTCCCGACGCTGTCCCAACAGGACGCCTACAAGGACACCATTACGAAGCACTGGGACGAAGCAGTCGGCGCGAACGTCAAGTAA
- a CDS encoding glycerophosphoryl diester phosphodiesterase → MGNGIDRTLTADWLYPKLVAHRCGGTLAPENTLAGFDACVRYGYRMVEFDAKLSADNQLFLLHDDTLERTTNGHGAAAEHTWDQLAALDAGAWFGPQFAGTRLPTLAEAAGRCARDHIAANIEIKPCPGRDEITGRLVASGALTLWQGQTPPLLSSFSFEALAAARDAAPTLQRGMLFEEVPADWLRIVRELDCVSLHASHRYMTEPLVAEIKAAGLRVLAYTVNDPERAQVLTQWGVDMICTDRIDRLEHDMFSAPMNPD, encoded by the coding sequence GTGGGAAACGGGATTGATCGCACCTTAACCGCAGACTGGCTGTATCCGAAGCTGGTCGCGCATCGTTGCGGCGGCACGCTGGCGCCGGAGAACACGCTGGCCGGATTCGACGCGTGCGTGCGCTATGGCTATCGCATGGTCGAATTCGACGCCAAGCTCTCCGCGGATAACCAGCTCTTTCTGTTGCACGACGACACGCTGGAGCGCACCACCAACGGTCATGGCGCCGCTGCTGAACACACGTGGGACCAACTGGCCGCGCTCGATGCCGGCGCCTGGTTCGGGCCGCAGTTCGCCGGCACGCGCCTGCCGACGCTCGCCGAGGCCGCCGGTCGTTGCGCGCGAGATCACATTGCCGCCAACATCGAAATCAAACCGTGCCCGGGTCGTGACGAGATCACCGGGCGCCTGGTCGCGAGTGGCGCGCTGACTTTGTGGCAAGGGCAAACGCCGCCGCTGCTGTCATCGTTTTCGTTCGAGGCGCTTGCCGCAGCGCGCGATGCGGCGCCCACACTGCAGCGCGGCATGCTGTTCGAAGAGGTCCCGGCGGACTGGCTGCGCATCGTGCGGGAACTGGACTGCGTGTCGTTGCACGCGAGCCACCGGTATATGACGGAACCGCTGGTCGCCGAGATCAAGGCGGCTGGATTGCGCGTGCTGGCCTACACGGTGAACGATCCTGAGCGTGCTCAAGTGCTCACGCAATGGGGCGTCGACATGATTTGTACAGATCGCATCGATAGACTGGAACACGACATGTTTTCGGCGCCGATGAATCCGGACTGA
- a CDS encoding transcriptional regulator, DeoR family has translation MWQEDRHQRIRALLSTLQRVSTERIMADLGVSRETVRRDLLDLEALGELKRVHGGAIKPADEAPIAERAHMRVKAKTAIAKAATGLIASGQTLFIDAGTTTAALAEELAKLANLTIVTNSIDVALKMRGAVDQTEAANEVILLGGTISDRAMATTGATTVLDIQRYRADMALLSPVGIDHRHGATNYDHAETEVARAMVANADRVVILADYSKIGQRSRISYCPVDRIDVLVTNKKAAEAADFASLKKKLEEIVLA, from the coding sequence ATGTGGCAGGAAGACCGTCATCAGAGAATTCGCGCGTTGCTGTCCACACTTCAACGCGTGTCGACCGAACGGATCATGGCGGATCTCGGGGTATCACGCGAAACCGTGCGCCGCGATCTGCTCGACCTCGAAGCACTCGGTGAACTGAAGCGCGTGCATGGTGGCGCGATCAAACCCGCCGACGAGGCGCCGATCGCCGAGCGCGCCCACATGCGTGTCAAAGCCAAAACCGCGATTGCCAAGGCGGCCACCGGTTTGATCGCGAGCGGCCAGACCCTGTTCATCGACGCGGGCACCACCACGGCGGCGCTCGCTGAAGAGCTGGCGAAACTGGCGAACCTGACGATCGTCACCAATTCCATCGACGTCGCGCTGAAAATGCGCGGCGCCGTGGATCAAACGGAAGCGGCCAACGAAGTCATCCTGCTGGGCGGCACGATCAGCGATCGCGCCATGGCGACCACCGGCGCCACCACCGTGCTCGACATCCAGCGCTATCGCGCGGACATGGCCTTGCTCTCGCCGGTCGGCATCGACCACCGGCACGGCGCGACCAACTACGATCACGCTGAAACCGAAGTGGCGCGCGCCATGGTCGCTAACGCCGATCGCGTGGTGATCCTCGCTGACTACAGCAAGATCGGCCAGCGCAGCCGGATCTCGTACTGTCCGGTCGATCGGATCGATGTGCTGGTCACCAACAAAAAGGCGGCCGAAGCCGCCGACTTTGCATCGCTCAAAAAGAAGCTGGAAGAGATCGTTCTGGCTTAG
- a CDS encoding phosphate:Na+ symporter, whose protein sequence is MLILLNLLAGVALLVWGSHIVRTGILRVLGADLRSVLGRSTSSRWRAFLSGVGVTSLVQSSNATAVIVTSFAAQGLLPLTGGLAIMLGADVGTALMARLLTLDLSWLSPILILSGVPLFLSRKQTRLGQVGRTLIGLGLILLALHLIVEAAQPMMQGAGVRVMFGALTGDTMLDALVGAAFAMLSYSSLAAVLLTATLASSGVISLKVALCLVIGANLGSGLLALMGTLAQNAAARRLALGSLAFKLAGALLILPFAPLLARGLPVLIANPREAVVGFHVIYNTLRCCACLSLIDPVARICTRVLPDRPQANGELRPRHLDAAALSTPTLALAHAAREVLRIGDIVRTMLDNVADLIHNNNLDKARETVRMDDDVDQLYAAVKAYLTLISREQLDEADSRRWTDIISLTINLEHAGDIIERIVGDIEEKKIAHRLSFSEEGLGELDDLQARLVSNLQLGLSVFLNNDLRCAEQLLAEKERFRDLERAYSYKHLDRLAGQTLRSIETSALHLDLISDMKRLNSLFCSTAYPVLDAAGALRDTRLRKRVLDTIHVKE, encoded by the coding sequence ATGTTGATTCTCCTTAACCTTCTGGCTGGTGTGGCGCTCCTCGTGTGGGGATCGCACATCGTGCGTACCGGCATCCTGCGCGTGCTCGGCGCCGATCTGCGCAGCGTCCTCGGGCGCAGCACGAGCAGCCGCTGGCGTGCCTTCCTCTCTGGAGTCGGCGTCACCAGCCTCGTGCAGAGCAGCAATGCAACGGCGGTGATCGTCACGTCGTTCGCGGCACAAGGTCTCCTTCCACTCACCGGCGGCCTCGCGATCATGCTTGGCGCCGACGTCGGCACCGCGCTCATGGCACGGCTGCTCACGCTCGATCTGTCATGGCTGTCGCCGATCCTGATTCTGTCCGGCGTGCCGCTCTTTCTGTCGCGCAAGCAAACGCGTCTCGGCCAGGTCGGCCGTACGCTGATCGGGCTTGGCTTGATTCTGCTGGCGCTGCACCTGATTGTCGAAGCTGCCCAGCCGATGATGCAAGGCGCCGGCGTGCGCGTGATGTTCGGTGCGCTGACCGGCGACACCATGCTCGACGCGCTGGTCGGCGCGGCATTTGCGATGCTGTCCTATTCGAGTCTCGCGGCGGTCCTCCTGACGGCGACGCTGGCCTCGTCCGGCGTGATCTCGCTGAAGGTGGCGCTGTGTCTTGTGATCGGCGCGAACCTCGGCAGCGGCTTGCTGGCGCTGATGGGCACGCTCGCGCAGAACGCGGCGGCGCGGCGCCTGGCCTTAGGCAGCTTGGCGTTCAAGCTGGCGGGTGCGCTGCTGATCCTGCCGTTCGCGCCGCTGCTGGCACGCGGGCTGCCGGTGCTGATCGCGAATCCGCGCGAAGCGGTGGTCGGTTTTCATGTGATCTACAACACACTGCGCTGTTGCGCGTGCCTTTCACTGATCGATCCGGTGGCGCGCATCTGCACGCGGGTGTTGCCGGACCGGCCGCAGGCCAACGGTGAACTGCGGCCGCGGCATCTGGACGCCGCCGCGCTTTCCACCCCCACGCTCGCACTCGCGCACGCCGCGCGCGAGGTGCTGCGCATCGGCGACATCGTGCGCACCATGCTCGATAACGTCGCGGACCTGATCCATAACAACAACCTCGACAAGGCGCGCGAAACGGTCCGGATGGACGACGACGTGGACCAACTCTATGCCGCGGTCAAAGCCTATCTGACGCTGATCTCCCGCGAGCAACTCGACGAGGCCGACAGCCGCCGCTGGACCGACATCATCTCGTTGACGATCAACCTGGAGCATGCGGGCGACATCATCGAGCGGATCGTCGGCGATATCGAGGAAAAGAAGATCGCGCACCGTCTGTCGTTTTCGGAGGAGGGGCTGGGCGAGCTGGACGACCTGCAGGCACGCCTCGTCAGCAATCTGCAGCTTGGCCTGTCGGTGTTTCTGAATAACGATCTGCGTTGCGCCGAGCAGCTGCTGGCGGAGAAGGAGCGCTTTCGCGATCTGGAGCGCGCGTATTCATACAAACACCTGGACCGGCTCGCCGGGCAAACCTTGCGCAGCATCGAGACCAGCGCGTTGCATCTGGATCTGATCAGCGACATGAAGCGGCTCAATTCGCTGTTTTGCTCGACGGCCTACCCGGTGCTCGACGCAGCCGGCGCGCTGCGCGACACGCGCTTGCGCAAGCGCGTGCTCGACACGATACATGTGAAGGAGTAG